A genomic region of Pithys albifrons albifrons isolate INPA30051 chromosome 20, PitAlb_v1, whole genome shotgun sequence contains the following coding sequences:
- the ODF2 gene encoding outer dense fiber protein 2 isoform X2: protein MVEPRAARRRRRPGPCGRACCACCGPQPLLHGRAAASGSGPAADGQLRWLRTPRGTTWCVSSLNEESTATSGRNTTVSRKLKSLKVTQKQKARTKEDGVRAVRLKTKAPWVPPGKARTRDTNLKWEESSQRLEITPDSERMHLSELSMDDDDAGCSNINKYEKKLDNLMSMVGTLKKEVKLQKMGEQGQMAKRLLEEQKEELNEVTQELVQTENENTRLRRNIERIREEKDLTLLQKECLQQEKECLMSKLSDAERDGAAAARQIHVLKNTIGRLNMEKHMNSTDISALTRQKELLLQKLNTFEETNRTLRELLAEQRNREKENQKVLDRQAVLLKRLAESDAENMELQIRLQEKEKEVDSLTLQIQSEKDQAKKVAELTKTLESLKAHFQAQLRSKEAENNQLTTQLRNLERSEAQLKEDLELVLDQLQDLRQKGDGDKEALKKAVRAQKERAERSEEYVQKLTAQLAEKDNCIVEARANLESWRNRCNKAVKEKSDAEMEIVRLNSCVADLTEQLAKLEEKMREDRQALVDKLHQQTAETHSLKKDNDKLRAVVGPLEEKFIQAEREVQQLQNAVRHYEEMVATYSAQASKAQEEVSELAAKLERSEKEKKAIRDEMNQEIEVTRRTFQSRLAELEKLPEILKYTETQLAECQEQLKNYEKKSVELSATIAELRQRIELQGEKMEMTRERYKSTQEDKKQLTLKVEELERKLETTSAQNIEFLQVIAKREESIHQCQLRLEEKTRECSSLARQLEMAIEDAKKQVEQTRERALSRERTAQSKLLDLETQLSRTKSELNQLRRSKDDAERRFESRLQDLKDRLEQSESTNRSMQNYVHFLKSSYDSVFREGAVLSFPSRSPSPI from the exons ATGGTggagccgcgggcggcgcggcggcggcggcgaccCGGGCCCTGTGGCCGCGCCTGCTGCGCCTGCTGTgggccccagcccctgctccatggccgcgccgccgcctccgGCAGCGGGCCCGCCGCCGACGGGCAGCTGAGGTGGCTGCGGACCCCCCGCGGGACCACCTG GTGCGTTTCATCCCTCAATGAAGAATCGACTGCAACCTCTGGCCGGAACACAACAGTGtccagaaaactgaaaagcttGAAAGTAACT CAAAAGCAGAAGGCAAGAACAAAAGAGGATGGCGTGCGAGCCGTCCGGCTGAAAACCAAGGCCCCCTGGGTGCCCCCAGGCAAAGCACGTACCCGTGACACCAACCTGAAATGGGAG GAATCAAGTCAACGCCTGGAGATCACACCAGATTCCGAAAGAATGCACCTGAGTGAGCTCTCTATGGATGACGACGACGCTGGATGCTCCAATATaaacaaatatgaaaagaagTTAGACAACCTGATGAGCATGGTGGGAACACTGAAGAAAGAG GTCAAGCTGCAGAAAATGGGGGAACAGGGACAAATGGCAAAGCGTCTCCTCGAGGAGCAGAAAGAGGAACTGAACGAGGTCACACAAGAACTGgtgcaaacagaaaatgagaacacGCGGCTCCGGCGCAACATCGAGCGCATAAGGGAGGAGAAGGACCTGACTCT GCTCCAGAAGGAGTGcttgcagcaggagaaggagtgCTTGATGTCCAAGCTGAGCGATGCAGAAAGGGacggagcagcagctgccaggcagaTCCATGTCCTGAAAAACACAATTGGGAGGCTCAACATG gagaaaCACATGAACAGCACAGACATTAGTGCTCTGACAAGACAGAAAGAGCTTCTGCTCCAGAAATTGAACACCTTTGAGGAAACCAACCGGACACTCCGAGAACTCCTGGCAGAGCAGCGGAACAGGGAG aaggaaaaccagaaggTCCTGGATCGTCaagcagtgctgctgaaaaGGCTGGCTGAGTCAGATGCAGAGAACATG gaACTTCAGATCAGGcttcaggagaaagaaaaggaagtggaCAGTCTCACCCTTCAGATACAGTCAGAGAAG GATCAAGCAAAGAAAGTGGCTGAACTCACCAAAACTCTGGAGTCTTTGAAAGCCCATTTTCAAGCCCAGCTCCGAAGCAAAGAGGCTGAGAACAACCAGCTGACAACACAGCTCCGG AATCTGGAGCGCAGTGAAGCTCAGCTGAAGGAAGATTTAGAACTTGTCCTCGACCAGCTGCAAGACCTGAGGCAGAAGGGAGATGGTGATAAGGAGGCCCTGAAGAAAGCTGTGCGTGCACAGAAGGAGAGGGCAGAGCGGAGCGAGGAGTATGTGCAGAAACTCACTGCCCAGCTGGCAGAAAAG GACAACTGTATTGTTGAGGCCCGGGCCAACCTCGAGTCCTGGAGGAATCGCTGCAACAAAGCAGTAAAGGAGAAGAGTGATGCTGAAATGGAAATTGTTCGACTGAACAG CTGTGTGGCAGACTTGACAGAACAGCTGGCAAAGCTGGAGGAGAAGATGCGGGAGGACAGACAAGCTTTGGTGGATAAACTACATCAACAGACTGCAGAGACCCATTCCTTGAAGAAGGATAATGATAAACTAAGG gcTGTTGTGGGCCCATTGGAGGAAAAGTTTATCCAAGCGGAGAGGGaagtgcagcagctccagaacGCTGTCAGGCACTATGAAGAGATGGTTGCAACCTACTCAGCACAG GCATCGAAGGCGCAAGAAGAAGTGAGTGAACTGGCAGCAAAACTGGAGAGgagtgaaaaagagaaaaaggcaatAAGGGATGAAATGAACCAGGAGATTGAAGTG ACACGGAGAACGTTCCAGAGCCGACTTGCTGAACTGGAAAAGCTGCCTGAGATCCTGAAGTACACGGAGACACAGCTGGCAGAATgtcaggagcagctgaagaattATGAGAAGAAGAGCGTGGAGCTTTCTGCCACCATTGCCGAACTCCGTCAGCGG ATTGAActccagggggaaaaaatggagatGACAAGAGAGAGATATAAGTCTACCCAGGAGGACAAAAAGCAACTCACCTTGAAGGTGGAGGAGCTAGAAAG AAAACTAGAGACCACGAGTGCCCAGAACATAGAATTCCTTCAGGTCATAGCAAAACGTGAGGAGTCAATCCACCAGTGCCAGCTGAGGTTGGAGGAGAAGACCCGGGAGTGCAGCTCCTTGGCACGGCAGCTGGAGATGGCCATTGAGGATGCCAAAAAACAA GTGGAGCAAACTCGAGAAAGGGCATTGTCTAGAGAGAGGACAGCCCAGTCCAAGCTGTTGGATTTGGAGACCCAGCTGAGCAGAACTAAATCAGAGTTGAACCAGCTGCGTCGGAGCAAGGACGAT GCAGAGCGCCGGTTCGAAAGCCGCCtccaggacctgaaggatcGGCTGGAGCAGTCGGAGAGCACCAACCGGAGCATGCAGAACTACGTCCACTTCCTCAAGTCTTCCTATGACAGTGTTTTCAGAGAAGGTGCCGTGCTGAGCTTCCCCAGCCGCTCTCCCTCTCCTATCTGA
- the ODF2 gene encoding outer dense fiber protein 2 isoform X1, protein MKNRSSSPPLHVHVDENTPVHVHIKKGQKTTPAKCQQKQKARTKEDGVRAVRLKTKAPWVPPGKARTRDTNLKWEESSQRLEITPDSERMHLSELSMDDDDAGCSNINKYEKKLDNLMSMVGTLKKEVKLQKMGEQGQMAKRLLEEQKEELNEVTQELVQTENENTRLRRNIERIREEKDLTLLQKECLQQEKECLMSKLSDAERDGAAAARQIHVLKNTIGRLNMEKHMNSTDISALTRQKELLLQKLNTFEETNRTLRELLAEQRNREKENQKVLDRQAVLLKRLAESDAENMELQIRLQEKEKEVDSLTLQIQSEKDQAKKVAELTKTLESLKAHFQAQLRSKEAENNQLTTQLRNLERSEAQLKEDLELVLDQLQDLRQKGDGDKEALKKAVRAQKERAERSEEYVQKLTAQLAEKDNCIVEARANLESWRNRCNKAVKEKSDAEMEIVRLNSCVADLTEQLAKLEEKMREDRQALVDKLHQQTAETHSLKKDNDKLRAVVGPLEEKFIQAEREVQQLQNAVRHYEEMVATYSAQASKAQEEVSELAAKLERSEKEKKAIRDEMNQEIEVTRRTFQSRLAELEKLPEILKYTETQLAECQEQLKNYEKKSVELSATIAELRQRIELQGEKMEMTRERYKSTQEDKKQLTLKVEELERKLETTSAQNIEFLQVIAKREESIHQCQLRLEEKTRECSSLARQLEMAIEDAKKQVEQTRERALSRERTAQSKLLDLETQLSRTKSELNQLRRSKDDAERRFESRLQDLKDRLEQSESTNRSMQNYVHFLKSSYDSVFREGAVLSFPSRSPSPI, encoded by the exons ATGAAGAACCGTTCCTCATCTCCCCCTTTGCACGTCCATGTGGATGAAAACACCCCTGTCCATGTCCATATTAAAAAGGGGCAGAAAACCACACCTGCAAAATGCCAG CAAAAGCAGAAGGCAAGAACAAAAGAGGATGGCGTGCGAGCCGTCCGGCTGAAAACCAAGGCCCCCTGGGTGCCCCCAGGCAAAGCACGTACCCGTGACACCAACCTGAAATGGGAG GAATCAAGTCAACGCCTGGAGATCACACCAGATTCCGAAAGAATGCACCTGAGTGAGCTCTCTATGGATGACGACGACGCTGGATGCTCCAATATaaacaaatatgaaaagaagTTAGACAACCTGATGAGCATGGTGGGAACACTGAAGAAAGAG GTCAAGCTGCAGAAAATGGGGGAACAGGGACAAATGGCAAAGCGTCTCCTCGAGGAGCAGAAAGAGGAACTGAACGAGGTCACACAAGAACTGgtgcaaacagaaaatgagaacacGCGGCTCCGGCGCAACATCGAGCGCATAAGGGAGGAGAAGGACCTGACTCT GCTCCAGAAGGAGTGcttgcagcaggagaaggagtgCTTGATGTCCAAGCTGAGCGATGCAGAAAGGGacggagcagcagctgccaggcagaTCCATGTCCTGAAAAACACAATTGGGAGGCTCAACATG gagaaaCACATGAACAGCACAGACATTAGTGCTCTGACAAGACAGAAAGAGCTTCTGCTCCAGAAATTGAACACCTTTGAGGAAACCAACCGGACACTCCGAGAACTCCTGGCAGAGCAGCGGAACAGGGAG aaggaaaaccagaaggTCCTGGATCGTCaagcagtgctgctgaaaaGGCTGGCTGAGTCAGATGCAGAGAACATG gaACTTCAGATCAGGcttcaggagaaagaaaaggaagtggaCAGTCTCACCCTTCAGATACAGTCAGAGAAG GATCAAGCAAAGAAAGTGGCTGAACTCACCAAAACTCTGGAGTCTTTGAAAGCCCATTTTCAAGCCCAGCTCCGAAGCAAAGAGGCTGAGAACAACCAGCTGACAACACAGCTCCGG AATCTGGAGCGCAGTGAAGCTCAGCTGAAGGAAGATTTAGAACTTGTCCTCGACCAGCTGCAAGACCTGAGGCAGAAGGGAGATGGTGATAAGGAGGCCCTGAAGAAAGCTGTGCGTGCACAGAAGGAGAGGGCAGAGCGGAGCGAGGAGTATGTGCAGAAACTCACTGCCCAGCTGGCAGAAAAG GACAACTGTATTGTTGAGGCCCGGGCCAACCTCGAGTCCTGGAGGAATCGCTGCAACAAAGCAGTAAAGGAGAAGAGTGATGCTGAAATGGAAATTGTTCGACTGAACAG CTGTGTGGCAGACTTGACAGAACAGCTGGCAAAGCTGGAGGAGAAGATGCGGGAGGACAGACAAGCTTTGGTGGATAAACTACATCAACAGACTGCAGAGACCCATTCCTTGAAGAAGGATAATGATAAACTAAGG gcTGTTGTGGGCCCATTGGAGGAAAAGTTTATCCAAGCGGAGAGGGaagtgcagcagctccagaacGCTGTCAGGCACTATGAAGAGATGGTTGCAACCTACTCAGCACAG GCATCGAAGGCGCAAGAAGAAGTGAGTGAACTGGCAGCAAAACTGGAGAGgagtgaaaaagagaaaaaggcaatAAGGGATGAAATGAACCAGGAGATTGAAGTG ACACGGAGAACGTTCCAGAGCCGACTTGCTGAACTGGAAAAGCTGCCTGAGATCCTGAAGTACACGGAGACACAGCTGGCAGAATgtcaggagcagctgaagaattATGAGAAGAAGAGCGTGGAGCTTTCTGCCACCATTGCCGAACTCCGTCAGCGG ATTGAActccagggggaaaaaatggagatGACAAGAGAGAGATATAAGTCTACCCAGGAGGACAAAAAGCAACTCACCTTGAAGGTGGAGGAGCTAGAAAG AAAACTAGAGACCACGAGTGCCCAGAACATAGAATTCCTTCAGGTCATAGCAAAACGTGAGGAGTCAATCCACCAGTGCCAGCTGAGGTTGGAGGAGAAGACCCGGGAGTGCAGCTCCTTGGCACGGCAGCTGGAGATGGCCATTGAGGATGCCAAAAAACAA GTGGAGCAAACTCGAGAAAGGGCATTGTCTAGAGAGAGGACAGCCCAGTCCAAGCTGTTGGATTTGGAGACCCAGCTGAGCAGAACTAAATCAGAGTTGAACCAGCTGCGTCGGAGCAAGGACGAT GCAGAGCGCCGGTTCGAAAGCCGCCtccaggacctgaaggatcGGCTGGAGCAGTCGGAGAGCACCAACCGGAGCATGCAGAACTACGTCCACTTCCTCAAGTCTTCCTATGACAGTGTTTTCAGAGAAGGTGCCGTGCTGAGCTTCCCCAGCCGCTCTCCCTCTCCTATCTGA
- the GLE1 gene encoding mRNA export factor GLE1: MESWQLRFETLEALRLSSKGRLSYCRHWQEDEGVLEGCVAPVELSPYCGWVLDSISGRSAPEIAPSGTSTPKQSTPLSKRAPGEKILPGSHRSSSSPSSSELSDTKGNGQLSPLEMDQEVSAAVLSSKVAKVEGCIRMYEEMHRLKAKERLRQRLEEQEQMVRAAYAQASEQLKRFDELRELKRHQEFQELQEVMEKSSKEAQGQQEKLKEEHRHRAKILNLKLREAEQQRQRQEELERLRKEEGQERLRRLYSIQEELLQLNQQIDPNYRHKDLPRIDLSAYSNRGNQICGLVSGLIRTTSERGFPTPADVANTERALQEMQGLVSSMQQEITAAVEEKRRKDEEEERQKQKELEQKEQMKTQTPAPAQQSGGKQQKEGLQVKTEESVMQWYQQLQDAAEQCVASFSEIGNCKSNTEVKKIKTNLQKAATIPVSQISSISGSKLREVFDKINNLLSGKPVQTEGQTVSVTQHPQGLEFVCYKLAEKFVKHGEGEVSFHRDSAFPIAVVLSGIWELHPRVGDIFLAHLHRRCPYAVPFYPARKEGTSMEEYQRMLGYEVYDSKVEEQDHFLKRMSGMIRLYAAIIQLRWPYGNKQGAHPHGLSYGWRWLAQMLNLEPLADVTAMLLLDFLEVCGSALVKQYGIQFWKTMFFIQKSYIPRIEAVTSSVQMGCLSRLKNFVQKCLQEKEIPSPKGILTPSFWRT; encoded by the exons ATGGAGTCGTGGCAGCTCCGCTTCGAGACTCTGGAGGCTCTGCGCCTCTCCAGCAAGGGCCGGCTGAGCTACTGCCGCCACTGGCAGGAGGATGAG GGTGTCCTGGAAGGGTGTGTGGCTCCCGTGGAGCTCTCCCCGTACTGCGGCTGGGTCCTGGACAGCATCAGCGGCCGCTCTGCCCCAGAAATCGCACCCTCCGGGACCTCCACCCCCAAACAATCCACTCCCCTCTCAAAACGGGCCCCTGGCGAGAAGATCCTGCCCGGCAGCCACCGGAGCTCTTCGTCTCCTTCATCCTCAGAGCTGAGTGACACCAAG GGAAATGGTCAGCTTAGTCCCCTGGAAATGGATCAGGAAGTCTCTGCAGCAGTTCTGTCATCTAAAGTTGCAAAGGTCGAGGGCTGCATTCGGATGTATGAAGAGATGCACAGGTTGAAGgcaaag gagaggctgaggcagaggctggaggagcaggagcagatggTGAGGGCAGCCTATGCCCAGGCCAGCGAACAGCTCAAGCGCTTTGACGAACTGCGGGAGCTGAAGCGCCATCAGGAGTTCCAAGAGTTGCAAGAAGTAATGGAGAAGAG CTCAAAGGAAGCTCAGGGGCAGCAAGAGAAGTTGAAGGAagaacacagacacagagcaaaG ATATTGAACCTGAAACTGCGCGAGGCGGagcagcagcggcagcgccaggaggagctggagcgtTTGCGCAAGgaagaggggcaggagaggctgcGTCGCCTTTACTCCatccaggaggagctgctgcagctgaaccaGCAGATTGATCCCAACTACAGGCACAAGGACTTGCCAAGAATCGATCTGTCTGCGTACAGCAATCGTGGCAACCAGATCTGTGGGCTGGTGTCAGGGCTCATCCGCACCACGAGCGAG AGAGGTTTCCCTACCCCAGCAGACGTGGCCAACACCGAGCGAGCCCTGCAGGAGATGCAAGGGCTGGTGTCCAGCATGCAGCAGGAAATCACTGCAGctgtggaagaaaaaaggaggaaagatgaagaggaagagagacaaaagcagaaggaattAGAGCAAAAGGAGCAGATGAAGACTCAGactcctgcccctgcacagcagtcagggggaaagcagcagaaggaag GACTTCaagttaaaacagaagaaagtgtCATGCAGTGGTACCAGCAGCTTCAAGATGCTGCTGAGCAGTGTGTTGCTTCTTTCAGTGAAATTGGAAACTGCAAAAGCAACACTGAG GTaaagaagataaaaacaaaCCTGCAGAAAGCAGCTACAATCCCTGTGTCTCAGATCTCCAGCATATCAG GTTCTAAGCTGAGAGAGGTGTTTGACAAGATCAATAACCTCCTGTCTGGGAAGCCAGTTCAGACTGAAGGGCAAACGGTGTCGGTGACTCAGCACCCACAGGGGCTGGAGTTCGTTTGTTACAAACTTGCAGAGAAATTTGTG aAACACGGAGAAGGAGAGGTATCTTTTCACCGTGATTCAGCTTTCCCAATTGCTGTGGTGCTCTCAGGAATCTGGGAATTACACCCTCGAGTTGGAGACATCTTTTTAGCTCATCTGCACAGGAGGTGCCCATATGCTGTGCCATTTTACCCTGCTCGGAAAGAGGGGACCTCTATGGAAGAGTACCAGAG GATGCTTGGATATGAAGTCTATGATTCCAAGGTGGAAGAACAAGATCACTTTCTCAAGAGGATGTCAGGAATGATTCGTCTCTACGCTGCCATCATTCAGCTCCGGTGGCCTTATGGAAACAAACAGGGG GCACATCCTCATGGCCTGAGCTATGGATGGCGTTGGCTTGCACAGATGTTGaacctggagcctctggcagatGTGACAGCCATGCTGCTTTTGGATTTTCTGGAG GTGTGTGGCAGTGCTCTGGTGAAGCAGTATGGCATTCAGTTCTGGAAAACCATGTTCTTCATCCAGAAATCCTATATCCCAAG AATTGAAGCTGTGACCAGCTCTGTCCAGATGGGCTGTTTATCACGTCTGAAGAATTTCGTGCAG AAATGTCTACAGGAGAAGgaaattccatcaccaaagGGCATTCTGACACCTTCCTTTTGGAGAACATAA